One segment of Cetobacterium sp. NK01 DNA contains the following:
- a CDS encoding DUF896 domain-containing protein translates to MEMKDIIEMVNYYSNQAKTRELTAQEKLEREKYRKLYLEQFKAQVKQKLDSIEIVDETKMI, encoded by the coding sequence ATGGAAATGAAAGATATAATAGAAATGGTAAATTATTATTCTAATCAAGCTAAAACTAGAGAATTAACAGCTCAAGAAAAGCTTGAAAGAGAAAAGTATAGAAAGTTATATTTAGAACAGTTTAAAGCACAAGTAAAACAGAAATTAGACAGCATCGAAATTGTCGATGAAACAAAGATGATATAG
- the ribD gene encoding bifunctional diaminohydroxyphosphoribosylaminopyrimidine deaminase/5-amino-6-(5-phosphoribosylamino)uracil reductase RibD, which yields MHNHFMKIAIDEAKKGIGAVNPNPLVGAVLVKDNNILAVGHHEFYGGPHAEVNAINKANITEGSTLYVTLEPCSHYGKTPPCTELIIKSKIKKCVIATLDPNPLVSGKGVQQLQNAGIEVIIGILEKEAKDLNKIFFKYIKNKVPYIFIKVGITLDGKIATKNFSSRWITNSLARARVESYRNFFSGILVGSNTVIQDNPSLKCKNIGNRNPVRLILDKDLVISEKYSIINNNSDRKTIIITSDKNINLEKFKLLKNNFSIKFITFSENETLEDILKKIGSFGIDSILVEGGSSVISSFFKENLYDGGEIIIAPKILGDDFAIPFLSGFSPLMIDESIALENIKINLYDNNVGFEFYKEDGCLPV from the coding sequence ATGCACAATCACTTTATGAAAATAGCTATTGATGAGGCAAAAAAAGGAATAGGAGCTGTTAATCCTAATCCACTTGTTGGTGCTGTTCTTGTTAAAGATAATAATATTTTAGCTGTTGGTCATCATGAATTTTATGGTGGTCCTCATGCTGAAGTTAATGCTATAAACAAAGCTAATATTACCGAAGGATCTACTTTATATGTTACTTTAGAGCCTTGCTCTCACTATGGAAAAACTCCTCCTTGTACAGAGCTTATAATTAAATCTAAAATAAAAAAATGTGTCATTGCCACACTTGATCCAAATCCATTAGTTAGTGGAAAAGGAGTACAACAGCTACAAAATGCTGGGATTGAAGTTATTATTGGTATTTTAGAAAAAGAAGCTAAAGATTTAAATAAAATTTTTTTTAAATATATAAAAAATAAAGTTCCTTATATTTTTATAAAAGTTGGAATTACACTAGATGGAAAAATAGCTACTAAAAATTTTTCTTCACGATGGATTACAAATTCTTTGGCTAGGGCTCGAGTTGAAAGTTATAGGAATTTTTTTTCTGGGATTTTAGTAGGCTCTAATACAGTTATTCAAGATAATCCCTCCCTTAAATGTAAAAACATAGGTAATCGTAATCCTGTTAGATTAATTTTAGATAAAGATTTAGTTATATCAGAAAAATATAGTATAATAAATAATAACAGTGATAGAAAAACAATTATTATTACATCTGATAAAAATATTAATTTAGAAAAATTTAAACTTTTGAAAAATAACTTTTCAATAAAATTTATAACTTTTTCTGAAAATGAAACTTTAGAAGACATCTTAAAAAAAATAGGTTCTTTTGGGATTGATTCTATATTGGTTGAAGGTGGTTCTAGTGTAATTTCATCTTTTTTTAAAGAAAATCTTTACGATGGGGGAGAAATTATAATTGCCCCTAAAATATTAGGAGATGATTTTGCTATTCCATTTTTAAGTGGATTCTCTCCTCTTATGATTGATGAGAGTATCGCTTTAGAAAATATAAAAATAAATCTTTATGATAATAATGTCGGATTTGAGTTTTATAAGGAGGATGGATGTTTACCGGTTTAG
- a CDS encoding alpha/beta hydrolase, with protein MILEILVFLVFISLLFYIVTYPYNFKLERKLKRVLNFSQIERVEDTKNKYFNYSNKELEDNFDLEERYLKSKYTIEKMRVLILKPKKMKKNPLCLVLFHGIRDKAEDWIYKAKLRENYLNLKKSGRVEDIVFILPDSGYKGESWYTNFYKDKDHQYEEFFSKDLTSFIEKEYPNSKKGIGGFSMGGYGALKIGLKNLESYDVIASFSGAVSLIRMSINRRVMRVFRYLYVPRFLFNDVNKAHFVKVFSPWGYKILKNDPYSIIKVTNPKRYEGKKFYLSVGSEDKKPYLMFQQWLDVVGRAKKYNLNFKGKIYENEYHTWEYISKDIYNFLVFFTDEINIEKRK; from the coding sequence ATGATATTAGAAATACTAGTTTTTCTAGTTTTTATTTCTTTACTTTTTTATATAGTGACATATCCATATAATTTTAAATTAGAGAGAAAATTAAAAAGAGTTCTTAATTTTTCTCAAATTGAAAGAGTAGAAGATACAAAAAATAAATATTTTAATTATTCTAATAAAGAATTAGAGGATAATTTTGACTTAGAAGAAAGATATTTAAAAAGTAAGTATACAATCGAGAAAATGAGAGTATTAATACTGAAACCTAAAAAAATGAAAAAAAATCCTTTATGTTTAGTTTTGTTTCATGGAATAAGAGATAAAGCAGAAGATTGGATATATAAAGCTAAATTAAGAGAAAATTACTTGAATTTAAAAAAATCAGGAAGAGTAGAAGATATAGTTTTTATTCTTCCTGATTCAGGTTATAAAGGTGAAAGTTGGTATACAAATTTTTATAAAGATAAAGATCATCAATATGAAGAATTTTTCTCAAAAGATTTGACAAGTTTTATAGAAAAAGAATATCCTAATTCTAAAAAAGGAATAGGTGGATTTTCAATGGGTGGATATGGAGCGCTAAAAATAGGACTTAAAAATTTAGAATCATATGATGTTATTGCAAGTTTTTCAGGTGCTGTAAGCTTAATAAGAATGAGTATTAATCGTAGAGTAATGAGAGTTTTTAGATATTTGTATGTCCCAAGATTTTTATTTAATGATGTAAATAAAGCTCATTTTGTAAAAGTATTTAGTCCTTGGGGATATAAAATTTTGAAAAATGATCCATATAGTATAATAAAAGTTACTAATCCTAAGAGATACGAAGGAAAAAAATTCTATTTAAGTGTAGGCTCAGAAGATAAAAAACCTTATTTAATGTTTCAACAATGGTTAGATGTAGTTGGAAGAGCGAAAAAATATAATTTGAATTTTAAAGGTAAAATATATGAAAATGAATACCATACTTGGGAATATATATCTAAGGATATATATAACTTTTTAGTATTTTTTACAGATGAGATAAATATAGAAAAAAGGAAGTAG
- a CDS encoding HU family DNA-binding protein translates to MTKKEFAKVLFEKGVFSSKAEAERKLDSVLVTIEETLQAGEEINFIGWGKFEVVERPERTGRNPKTGEEIKIEAKKTVKFKAGKSLVDKMN, encoded by the coding sequence ATGACAAAAAAAGAATTCGCAAAAGTATTATTTGAAAAAGGTGTATTCTCTTCAAAAGCAGAAGCAGAAAGAAAGTTAGATTCAGTTCTAGTTACAATAGAGGAGACTTTACAAGCTGGAGAAGAAATTAACTTCATCGGATGGGGAAAATTCGAAGTTGTTGAAAGACCTGAGAGAACAGGAAGAAACCCTAAAACTGGAGAAGAGATCAAAATAGAAGCTAAGAAAACTGTAAAGTTTAAAGCTGGAAAGTCTTTAGTAGACAAAATGAACTAA
- a CDS encoding riboflavin synthase: MFTGLVEELGKIVSIDKTPQGANITISCDKVLHNASIGDSIATNGVCLTIVKLSDTTFTANIMNESLKVSTLKDLKIGNLVNLEKSLTLQSFLGGHLVTGDVDCYGKISSIADDGFAKKYTIEIPLEFMKYIVYKGRITLDGASLTVATLSENTFTVSLIPHTQKSITLGFKRVGDFVNVETDLIGKHLEKLLLSKEETLKKPSSNISKNFLAENGFF; this comes from the coding sequence ATGTTTACCGGTTTAGTTGAGGAACTTGGAAAAATAGTATCTATTGATAAAACTCCACAAGGTGCTAATATAACTATATCTTGTGATAAAGTCTTGCATAATGCATCTATTGGAGATAGTATTGCTACAAATGGAGTTTGTTTAACTATAGTCAAACTTTCTGATACTACTTTTACCGCAAATATTATGAATGAATCTTTAAAAGTTTCTACTTTAAAAGATTTAAAAATTGGAAATTTAGTTAATCTAGAAAAATCTTTAACTTTACAATCTTTTTTAGGAGGCCATTTAGTTACAGGTGATGTTGACTGTTATGGGAAAATTTCATCTATAGCCGATGACGGTTTTGCAAAAAAATATACAATTGAAATTCCTTTAGAATTTATGAAATATATAGTTTATAAGGGAAGAATAACTTTAGATGGTGCTAGTTTAACAGTAGCTACCTTATCAGAAAATACATTTACTGTATCTTTAATTCCACATACTCAAAAATCTATTACCCTTGGTTTTAAAAGGGTTGGAGATTTTGTTAATGTAGAAACTGATCTTATTGGGAAACATCTTGAAAAACTTCTTTTATCAAAAGAGGAAACTTTAAAAAAACCTTCATCTAATATTTCTAAAAATTTTTTAGCTGAAAATGGATTTTTCTAA
- a CDS encoding N-acetylmuramoyl-L-alanine amidase, which yields MIKKIVFLLLTLVLSSCTSLKYSVNSSKYKSNSYNERVRFVILHYTALNDARSITALTKNNVSSHYLVTQERYDPVYSLVPDTKRAWHAGTSSFDGYKNLNDNSVGIEISNLGYSSASKQKMTNLKEGVIDTTMFYPYNDAQIFKIGMLLKELTVKYKINPKYILGHSDIAPTRKFDPGPKFPWKHLHDRYGVGAWFEAKDFNLYYSQNTFESYSVKDLKDELRKYGYDINTTDTWDLSSKKVVSAFQMHFRPRKVDGVFDLETFAIIKALNKKYK from the coding sequence ATGATTAAAAAAATAGTTTTTTTACTTTTAACCCTTGTTTTATCTTCGTGCACATCGCTAAAATACAGTGTTAATTCGTCTAAATACAAATCAAATTCATACAATGAAAGAGTAAGATTTGTTATTTTGCATTACACAGCTCTAAACGATGCGCGTTCTATCACTGCCTTAACAAAAAATAATGTTAGTTCACATTATTTAGTTACTCAAGAAAGATACGATCCTGTATATTCCTTAGTGCCTGATACAAAAAGAGCCTGGCATGCAGGAACAAGTTCTTTTGATGGTTACAAAAATTTAAATGATAATTCAGTTGGAATTGAAATATCTAATTTAGGATATTCTAGTGCTAGCAAGCAAAAAATGACCAATTTAAAAGAAGGTGTTATTGATACAACTATGTTTTATCCATATAATGACGCTCAAATCTTTAAAATAGGAATGCTTTTAAAAGAGCTTACTGTTAAGTATAAGATTAATCCTAAATATATTTTAGGTCACTCTGATATTGCCCCGACTAGAAAATTTGATCCTGGTCCAAAATTTCCATGGAAACATCTCCACGATCGTTATGGTGTTGGTGCTTGGTTCGAAGCAAAAGATTTTAATCTTTATTATTCACAAAATACTTTTGAATCATATTCTGTCAAGGACTTAAAAGATGAGTTACGTAAATATGGTTATGATATCAATACTACTGACACTTGGGATTTATCTAGTAAAAAAGTAGTTTCTGCATTTCAAATGCATTTTAGACCTAGAAAAGTTGATGGTGTTTTTGATCTTGAAACATTTGCTATTATAAAAGCTCTAAATAAAAAATACAAATAA
- a CDS encoding bifunctional 3,4-dihydroxy-2-butanone-4-phosphate synthase/GTP cyclohydrolase II, producing the protein MFNKIEEAINDLKNGKLVVVVDNEDRENEGDLVGIGDIISKESINFMIKYGRGLVCVPIEEKRAKELELNPMVYNNSDSHQTAFTVSVDSVKGTTTGISVEDRYNTIKDLAFKATSGSDFKKPGHIFPLIAKNGGVIERPGHTEASVDLAKIAGFNGCGVICEIIKENGEMARVPDLLEFCKIHNLKIITIEDLINYRKTNELQTELVCEAPLPTKHGTFRLIGFSNTIDHKEHVALVFGDIKNKEDVLLRVHSECLTGDAFGSLKCDCGSQLDKALKNIAENGSGVLLYMRQEGRGIGLLNKIKAYNLQAQGKDTVEANTLLGFDPDLRDFAVAAQMIKLLDIKSINLMTNNPKKINDLKKYGIDISNRTHIEFPSNSCNSNYLKTKREKMNHLFKIN; encoded by the coding sequence ATGTTCAATAAAATTGAAGAAGCAATTAATGACTTGAAAAATGGTAAATTAGTTGTTGTTGTTGATAATGAAGATAGAGAAAATGAGGGAGATCTTGTTGGAATAGGGGATATTATCTCTAAAGAAAGTATTAATTTTATGATTAAATATGGTAGAGGATTAGTTTGTGTTCCTATTGAAGAAAAAAGAGCTAAGGAGTTAGAGTTGAATCCTATGGTTTATAATAATAGCGATTCACATCAAACTGCTTTTACAGTTTCTGTTGATTCTGTGAAAGGAACTACCACTGGAATTTCAGTAGAAGATAGATATAATACTATTAAAGATTTAGCTTTTAAGGCAACTTCAGGTAGTGATTTTAAAAAACCCGGTCATATATTTCCTCTAATAGCTAAAAATGGAGGAGTAATAGAAAGACCTGGACATACTGAAGCTTCTGTCGATCTTGCTAAAATAGCTGGTTTTAATGGATGTGGTGTTATCTGTGAAATTATAAAAGAAAATGGTGAAATGGCAAGAGTTCCAGATTTACTTGAATTTTGTAAAATTCACAACTTAAAAATTATTACAATTGAAGACTTAATAAATTACCGAAAAACAAATGAGCTTCAAACTGAATTAGTTTGTGAAGCACCTTTACCTACAAAACACGGTACATTTAGATTAATTGGTTTTTCAAACACTATCGATCATAAAGAGCATGTTGCTTTAGTTTTTGGAGATATAAAAAACAAAGAGGACGTTCTTTTACGTGTCCACTCTGAATGCTTAACTGGGGATGCTTTTGGATCATTAAAGTGTGATTGTGGAAGTCAGTTAGATAAAGCTTTAAAAAATATTGCTGAAAATGGTTCTGGTGTACTTTTATATATGAGACAAGAAGGAAGAGGAATTGGTCTTTTAAATAAAATAAAAGCTTACAATTTGCAAGCTCAAGGAAAAGATACAGTAGAAGCTAATACTTTACTAGGTTTTGATCCTGATCTTAGAGATTTTGCAGTTGCTGCTCAAATGATTAAATTGCTAGATATAAAAAGCATTAATTTAATGACTAATAATCCAAAAAAAATAAATGACTTAAAGAAATATGGCATAGATATAAGTAATCGAACTCATATAGAGTTCCCTTCGAATAGCTGTAATTCTAACTATTTAAAAACTAAAAGAGAAAAGATGAACCACCTTTTCAAAATAAATTAA
- the asnS gene encoding asparagine--tRNA ligase — MMKQLVKTLYRETEKYLGQEVELSGWVRKIRSQKNFGFIELNDGSFFKGVQIVFDTNLPNFDEVSRLSISSSVIVKGVVVESQGAGQTFEVQAKEIEIFQKADLDYPLQNKRHSFEFLRTIAHLRPRTNTFSAVFRVRSVLAYAIHKFFQENGFVYTHTPIITGSDCEGAGEMFRVTTLDLNNVPKTDDGKVDVTKDFFGKETNLTVSGQLNGETYCSAFRNIYTFGPTFRAEQSNTSRHAAEFWMIEPEIAFADLEGNMELAEAMVKYVIKYVMDECPEEMEFFNQFIEKGLFDKLNNVLNNEFGRVTYTEAIDILVNSGKKFDYPVKWGIDLQSEHERFLSEEHFKRPVFVTDYPKEIKAFYMKLNEDGKTVRAMDLLAPGIGEIIGGSQREDNLEVLEERMAEVGLSAEDYGFYLDLRRFGSFPHSGYGLGFERMIMYVTGITNIRDVIPFPRTPNNAEF; from the coding sequence ATGATGAAACAATTAGTAAAAACTCTTTATAGAGAAACTGAAAAATATTTAGGACAAGAGGTAGAACTATCAGGTTGGGTAAGAAAAATAAGATCACAAAAAAACTTTGGATTTATAGAGTTAAATGATGGAAGTTTTTTTAAAGGAGTACAAATAGTATTTGATACAAATTTACCAAATTTTGATGAAGTTTCAAGATTGTCAATATCATCATCAGTAATTGTAAAAGGAGTTGTTGTTGAATCTCAAGGTGCTGGACAAACATTTGAGGTTCAAGCTAAAGAAATTGAAATTTTTCAAAAAGCTGATTTAGATTATCCTTTACAAAATAAAAGACATTCTTTTGAGTTTTTAAGAACAATAGCGCACTTAAGACCAAGAACTAATACTTTCTCAGCAGTATTTAGAGTAAGATCAGTTTTAGCTTATGCAATACATAAATTCTTCCAAGAGAATGGATTTGTATATACTCATACTCCAATAATAACTGGTTCAGATTGTGAAGGAGCAGGAGAGATGTTTAGAGTAACAACTCTAGATTTAAATAATGTTCCAAAAACAGATGATGGAAAGGTAGATGTAACAAAAGACTTCTTTGGAAAAGAAACTAATTTAACAGTAAGTGGTCAGTTAAATGGAGAGACTTATTGTTCAGCATTTAGAAATATTTATACTTTTGGACCAACTTTTAGAGCAGAGCAGTCAAATACATCAAGACATGCTGCAGAGTTTTGGATGATAGAACCTGAGATAGCTTTTGCAGATTTAGAAGGAAATATGGAATTAGCTGAAGCAATGGTAAAATATGTAATCAAATATGTTATGGATGAATGTCCAGAAGAAATGGAGTTCTTCAATCAATTTATAGAAAAGGGATTATTTGATAAATTAAATAATGTATTAAATAATGAATTTGGAAGAGTTACATATACAGAAGCTATTGATATATTAGTAAATTCAGGAAAGAAATTTGATTATCCAGTTAAATGGGGAATTGATTTACAAAGTGAACATGAGAGATTCTTATCAGAAGAACATTTTAAAAGACCAGTTTTTGTAACAGATTATCCAAAAGAAATTAAAGCATTTTATATGAAGTTAAATGAAGATGGAAAAACTGTAAGAGCGATGGATTTATTAGCTCCAGGAATAGGAGAAATAATTGGTGGTTCTCAAAGAGAGGATAATTTAGAAGTTTTAGAAGAAAGAATGGCAGAGGTAGGGTTAAGTGCAGAGGATTATGGATTCTACCTAGATTTAAGAAGATTTGGAAGTTTCCCACATTCAGGATATGGATTAGGATTTGAAAGAATGATAATGTACGTAACAGGAATAACAAACATAAGAGACGTAATTCCTTTCCCTAGAACTCCAAATAATGCAGAGTTTTAA
- the ribE gene encoding 6,7-dimethyl-8-ribityllumazine synthase, with protein MVKIYEGNFIGENLKVGIVCARFNEFIVSKLLSGSIDALKRHSVNEENIHISWVPGAFEIPLIAKKMVETKKFDVVIALGAVIRGATPHFDYVCSEVSKGVASISLDSGVPVIFGVLTVNSIEEAIERAGTKAGNKGFEAGLSAIETVNLIKSISEA; from the coding sequence ATGGTAAAAATTTATGAGGGAAATTTTATAGGAGAAAATTTAAAGGTTGGTATCGTATGTGCTAGATTTAATGAGTTTATTGTTTCTAAACTTTTATCTGGTTCTATTGATGCTTTAAAAAGACATTCAGTTAATGAAGAAAATATACATATCTCTTGGGTTCCAGGAGCTTTTGAAATTCCGCTTATTGCAAAAAAAATGGTTGAGACTAAAAAATTCGATGTTGTTATTGCTTTAGGTGCAGTAATTAGAGGAGCTACTCCTCACTTTGATTATGTTTGTTCTGAAGTTTCTAAAGGAGTAGCCTCTATTTCTTTAGATTCTGGCGTTCCTGTAATCTTTGGAGTATTAACAGTAAACTCTATTGAAGAAGCTATTGAAAGAGCTGGAACAAAAGCAGGAAACAAAGGATTTGAAGCTGGTCTTTCAGCTATTGAAACAGTTAATTTAATAAAAAGTATTTCAGAGGCTTAA
- the fusA gene encoding elongation factor G, producing the protein MISYEMSEIRNITLLGHRGSGKSSLVEAMLYISNTTSKMGSVDSQTSISDFDKEEMKQGFSINTSVIPLEYLGHKYNILDTPGYSDFSGEVSSALAVSGGAVLVINGAAGVEVGTERAWRLLEEAGIPRIIFINKMNKGVHNYEKLLYDMKEKFGKKVAPFCIPIGFEEEFKGFVNVVDLKGRIFNGDSCEDAPIPEDIDVSEVRNLLLEAIAETDENLLNKYFAGEEFTEDEIRQGLHNGVVNGEIVPVVIGSASNGIGVRTLFEMLYNYLPTPVEVNGGIKIGYTVDKNEMLRRKVSIDEPFSAVIFKTIVDSYMGKISLFKVNSGFIKKDDEVLISNKGIKIKVGNISFFRGGKQLPAEEVRAGDIGAMTKIQEAQTGDTLCDKESPILYQVIEFPKPCLYMSIIPKEKSDDDKLSGALQRLKDEDPSFSIGRNYETKELIIGGQGEKHLNILLNKLENKFGVNALLKEPEVSYRETIKNSVEAQGRHKKQSGGAGQFGEVFIKFEPNSDEFAFFDNIHGGVVPKTYIPAVEKGLLEAKNKGKLAGYPVINIKATLYDGSYHPVDSNEISFKQAAILAFRKGMETAKCAILEPIVKMEIVAPDEYIGDIMGDMNKRRGRILGMEPKAYSEQLLTVEVPESEILKYAIDLKSLTQGRGRFEYNFLKYEELQENLAQKIIDIRKNK; encoded by the coding sequence ATGATTAGTTATGAAATGAGTGAGATAAGAAATATAACTCTTTTAGGGCATCGTGGAAGTGGAAAAAGTAGCTTAGTAGAGGCCATGCTATACATATCTAATACAACCTCTAAGATGGGGAGTGTTGACTCTCAAACGAGTATATCAGATTTTGATAAAGAGGAAATGAAACAGGGATTTTCGATTAATACGTCAGTTATACCTCTTGAATATTTAGGCCATAAATATAATATATTAGACACCCCTGGATATTCAGATTTTTCAGGTGAAGTTTCCTCAGCTTTAGCAGTTTCAGGTGGAGCAGTTTTAGTTATAAATGGAGCTGCTGGAGTAGAAGTAGGAACAGAAAGAGCTTGGAGATTACTTGAGGAGGCTGGCATTCCAAGAATTATTTTTATTAATAAAATGAATAAAGGTGTTCATAATTATGAGAAATTACTTTATGATATGAAAGAAAAATTTGGAAAAAAAGTTGCTCCGTTTTGTATACCTATAGGATTTGAAGAGGAGTTTAAAGGATTTGTAAACGTTGTAGATTTAAAGGGTAGAATTTTTAACGGAGACTCTTGTGAAGATGCACCAATTCCAGAAGATATAGATGTTTCAGAAGTAAGAAATCTTTTATTAGAAGCTATTGCAGAAACAGATGAAAATCTTTTGAATAAATATTTTGCAGGTGAAGAGTTTACAGAAGATGAGATTAGACAAGGGTTACATAATGGTGTTGTAAATGGAGAAATAGTACCTGTTGTTATTGGATCAGCAAGTAATGGAATTGGTGTAAGAACTCTTTTTGAAATGCTATATAATTATTTACCTACTCCAGTAGAGGTAAATGGTGGTATTAAAATAGGATATACTGTAGATAAAAACGAAATGTTGAGAAGAAAAGTTTCTATAGATGAGCCATTTTCTGCAGTTATTTTCAAAACTATTGTAGATTCTTATATGGGAAAAATATCACTTTTTAAAGTTAATTCTGGATTTATAAAAAAAGATGATGAAGTGTTAATATCTAATAAAGGGATAAAAATAAAGGTAGGAAATATATCTTTTTTCAGAGGAGGAAAACAACTTCCAGCTGAAGAAGTCCGAGCTGGAGATATTGGAGCAATGACAAAAATTCAAGAAGCTCAAACGGGAGATACATTATGTGATAAAGAGAGTCCGATTTTATATCAGGTTATAGAGTTTCCAAAACCATGCCTATACATGTCTATCATTCCTAAAGAGAAAAGTGATGACGATAAATTAAGTGGGGCTCTTCAAAGATTAAAGGATGAAGATCCATCTTTTTCAATAGGAAGAAATTATGAAACAAAAGAATTAATAATAGGAGGTCAAGGAGAAAAACATTTAAATATATTATTAAATAAATTAGAAAATAAATTTGGAGTTAATGCTTTATTAAAAGAACCTGAAGTTTCTTATAGAGAGACGATAAAAAATAGTGTAGAAGCTCAAGGAAGACATAAAAAGCAATCTGGAGGAGCTGGTCAATTTGGAGAGGTATTCATAAAGTTTGAACCTAATAGTGATGAATTTGCTTTCTTTGATAACATCCATGGAGGTGTTGTACCTAAAACTTATATTCCAGCAGTAGAAAAAGGTTTGTTAGAGGCAAAAAATAAAGGAAAACTTGCAGGTTATCCTGTAATTAATATAAAAGCTACGTTATATGATGGGTCATATCATCCTGTAGATTCTAATGAAATATCATTTAAGCAGGCAGCAATATTAGCGTTTAGAAAAGGAATGGAAACAGCTAAATGTGCAATATTAGAGCCTATTGTAAAAATGGAAATAGTAGCTCCAGATGAATATATAGGTGATATCATGGGAGATATGAATAAAAGAAGAGGACGAATACTAGGGATGGAACCTAAAGCATATTCTGAACAACTTTTAACAGTTGAAGTACCGGAAAGTGAAATATTAAAATATGCAATAGATTTAAAATCATTAACTCAAGGTAGAGGAAGATTTGAATATAATTTCTTAAAATACGAAGAACTTCAAGAAAATTTAGCACAGAAAATAATTGATATAAGAAAAAATAAATAA